The following are encoded together in the Weissella soli genome:
- a CDS encoding aldo/keto reductase: MYVYTFNNSTDQVPAVGFGTWSLKGDAGIAAIKQALTNGYTYLDGAFNYDNEATVGEAIRQSGKARDELIIASKLPGRYQHYQAALDTIQESLLRLNLEFFDVYLIHWPNPKQDLYVEAWQALIEAKKRGWVKHIGVSNFTPAHIDRLIAETGVTPEINQVELHPYFNQEGTLVYDREHKIITQAWSPLGRGSEILNDPVLTSIAKAHARSVGQVILRWDLQRGVMALPKSTNAARQRENLAILDFELTGDEVQMINSLSRVDGRLQNQDPDIYEEF, translated from the coding sequence ATGTACGTTTATACCTTTAACAACAGTACCGATCAAGTACCAGCCGTTGGGTTTGGTACCTGGAGTCTCAAGGGGGATGCCGGGATCGCAGCCATCAAGCAGGCCCTCACCAATGGCTACACCTATCTAGACGGTGCCTTTAACTATGATAACGAAGCCACTGTGGGCGAGGCGATTCGGCAGTCCGGTAAAGCCCGCGATGAATTGATCATTGCTTCTAAATTGCCTGGTCGCTATCAACATTACCAGGCCGCTTTGGATACCATTCAAGAATCCCTCCTCCGTTTGAACTTAGAATTTTTTGATGTTTATCTGATCCATTGGCCAAATCCTAAACAAGATCTTTACGTTGAAGCTTGGCAGGCCCTAATTGAAGCTAAAAAGCGGGGTTGGGTTAAGCACATTGGGGTGTCAAACTTTACACCGGCCCATATTGATCGCTTGATTGCCGAAACCGGCGTGACCCCTGAAATCAATCAAGTTGAGCTCCACCCATACTTTAACCAAGAAGGAACGTTGGTCTATGATCGTGAGCATAAAATCATCACCCAAGCCTGGAGCCCATTGGGCCGAGGCAGTGAAATTTTGAACGATCCTGTGTTGACGTCCATTGCAAAGGCACATGCCAGATCAGTTGGTCAAGTGATTCTACGTTGGGATCTACAACGTGGCGTGATGGCACTACCAAAGTCAACTAATGCCGCTCGTCAACGCGAAAATTTGGCGATTTTAGATTTTGAATTAACTGGGGATGAAGTCCAAATGATTAACTCTCTCTCTCGGGTTGATGGACGTTTACAGAACCAAGATCCAGATATTTATGAAGAATTTTAA
- a CDS encoding DUF896 domain-containing protein gives MAESERILAVRTRINELAAKDKTAEGLTKEEEAERADLRQEFLANFRAAFRSQVEMLQVFDDDGNEVTPEKIKQVQREKGVRED, from the coding sequence ATGGCTGAAAGTGAACGTATCTTAGCGGTTCGGACACGGATTAACGAATTGGCAGCAAAGGACAAGACGGCTGAAGGATTGACAAAAGAAGAGGAAGCTGAACGCGCTGATTTGCGCCAAGAATTCTTGGCCAACTTCCGGGCAGCCTTCCGCTCACAGGTCGAAATGTTACAAGTATTCGATGATGATGGTAATGAAGTGACGCCTGAAAAGATTAAACAAGTGCAACGCGAAAAGGGTGTCCGCGAAGATTAA
- a CDS encoding YneF family protein: MSTSIWIVIVVIAAVLGAIAGFFLARRSMESYLKKNPPISEEMMKSMMTSMGQKPSQKRLNQMMAQMKAQQNHK, encoded by the coding sequence ATGAGTACAAGTATTTGGATCGTTATTGTCGTGATTGCGGCAGTTTTGGGTGCCATTGCTGGGTTCTTTTTGGCCCGTCGTTCAATGGAAAGTTATTTGAAGAAGAACCCACCTATCTCTGAAGAGATGATGAAATCAATGATGACTTCAATGGGTCAAAAGCCTTCACAAAAGCGTTTGAACCAAATGATGGCGCAAATGAAGGCCCAACAAAACCACAAATAA
- the lexA gene encoding transcriptional repressor LexA: MAERGHTSDIILRFIYSFLQSNGYPPAIREIAQAANLASPSTVHGHLKRLESKGFLVRHDDKNRAIELTEAGLAHLGIYQAITTMPVFELATIKFDDNSVPQFPIPPNLLQHRGKLFMMRYHGSHLKNMGILDGDNIIVRRQETIDNGEIAIVRYRADEYYIGRYFQETERIRITTDNDGIAPDLLDPAYLTILGRVVGLYRDSIY; the protein is encoded by the coding sequence ATGGCTGAACGTGGTCACACATCTGATATTATCCTTCGTTTCATCTATTCCTTTCTCCAATCCAACGGTTACCCACCCGCGATTCGTGAGATTGCGCAAGCCGCGAATTTGGCTTCACCTTCAACGGTGCACGGTCATTTGAAACGTTTAGAAAGTAAAGGCTTTTTGGTTCGCCATGATGATAAAAATCGCGCTATCGAGCTAACCGAAGCTGGATTAGCACATCTTGGCATCTACCAAGCAATCACCACAATGCCCGTTTTTGAACTGGCCACCATCAAATTTGATGACAATTCCGTACCGCAATTCCCCATTCCACCGAATTTATTACAACACCGCGGTAAACTTTTCATGATGCGTTATCATGGCAGTCATTTAAAAAATATGGGCATTTTAGATGGTGATAATATCATTGTGCGGCGTCAAGAAACCATCGATAACGGTGAAATTGCGATTGTCCGCTACCGGGCGGATGAGTACTATATCGGTCGGTATTTCCAAGAGACTGAACGCATCCGTATCACCACCGATAACGATGGCATTGCCCCAGATCTATTAGACCCGGCGTACCTCACAATTTTAGGCCGTGTCGTCGGTCTATACCGGGACTCAATTTACTAA
- a CDS encoding Nif3-like dinuclear metal center hexameric protein — translation MIASELIAKIEAHAPRELAWERDPIGLQIGDPNRDIKTVMTTLDVRPEVVTEAIEQHVDFIFAHHPVMFRPAKNLDLSQPQNQMYADLIKHDIVVYAAHTNLDAATDGMNDWLAELLGITQTKPILPNADGVTGLGRIGTLATPMTVAQFAQQVRATFDVATVRVIANDLERPIQTIAVLGGDGGSEYPAALAAGADAYVTADLYYHVGHDVLADDFVVIDPDHHMEAIAKPKMAELVQRWQVENNWALTRVFASTVNTDPYTYIF, via the coding sequence ATGATAGCTAGTGAATTAATTGCAAAGATCGAAGCCCATGCGCCACGCGAGTTAGCGTGGGAACGGGATCCAATTGGCTTGCAGATCGGTGATCCTAACCGTGATATCAAAACAGTGATGACCACGTTAGATGTGCGCCCAGAAGTGGTCACAGAAGCCATTGAACAGCATGTTGATTTTATTTTTGCCCATCATCCAGTGATGTTTCGGCCAGCCAAAAATCTTGATTTATCACAGCCACAAAATCAAATGTACGCTGATTTGATCAAGCACGATATTGTGGTCTATGCCGCGCATACCAATTTGGATGCGGCGACTGATGGCATGAATGATTGGTTAGCTGAATTATTGGGGATCACCCAAACGAAACCCATTCTGCCAAATGCAGACGGCGTAACAGGGTTAGGCCGGATCGGTACCTTAGCAACACCAATGACCGTCGCGCAATTTGCACAACAAGTGCGGGCAACTTTTGATGTCGCGACGGTGCGGGTGATTGCCAATGACCTAGAACGGCCGATTCAAACAATTGCCGTGCTTGGTGGCGATGGTGGTAGCGAGTACCCGGCCGCGTTGGCCGCGGGTGCCGATGCTTATGTAACGGCAGATTTGTATTATCATGTAGGGCACGATGTGTTAGCAGATGACTTTGTCGTGATCGACCCGGATCATCATATGGAAGCCATTGCCAAGCCGAAAATGGCTGAACTAGTCCAACGATGGCAAGTTGAAAATAATTGGGCATTAACCCGGGTATTTGCGTCAACCGTAAATACAGATCCATACACTTATATTTTTTAG
- a CDS encoding DNA-directed RNA polymerase subunit epsilon, producing MIFKVYYQETKKRNPKREDTRSLYIDAANMPEARMIVEENTSHNIELIEALSDKALAYEQQGVNFKVVTVAELAAAKED from the coding sequence ATGATTTTTAAGGTTTATTACCAAGAGACAAAGAAACGTAACCCTAAGCGTGAAGACACACGTTCATTGTACATTGATGCAGCGAACATGCCTGAAGCTCGGATGATCGTTGAAGAAAACACCAGCCACAACATCGAACTGATCGAGGCGTTGTCAGACAAGGCTTTGGCCTATGAACAACAAGGTGTTAATTTCAAAGTTGTGACGGTTGCCGAATTGGCAGCTGCCAAAGAAGACTAA
- the rnjA gene encoding ribonuclease J1 yields the protein MSTNLDIRSDETAVFALGGMGEIGKNTYAIQVQDEIIVIDAGVKFPEDELLGIDYVIPDYSYLIANRDKVKALLITHGHEDHIGAIHFFLNAVNVPVYAGPLALALIRNKLDEHHLLGKVELHELSEDDVIKFDHMSVEFFRTTHSIPDTFGMSITTPAGVIVETGDFKFDLTPTTKQPPNLQKMARIGSEGVLLLMSDSTNAERDEFSKSEKWVGKTIDKLFDEIDGRIIFATFASNMSRVQMATEAAIAHGRKISVFGRSMDNAVTNGRALGYLDIPEDMLVDAREINRLPDNEVLILSTGSQGEPMAALARIANGTHKQISIKPGDTVIFSSSPIPGNTQSVNRVINELEEAGADVIHGKVNNIHTSGHGGQEEQKLMLSLMKPKYFMPVHGEYRMLKVHAGLGEQVGVPEENIFVLDNGDVLALTADSARLADHIPAEDTYVDGNGIGDIGTAVLRDRQMLSQDGLVVVVATIDLKSQEITAGPDILSRGFIYMRESEELINEGRKEIFHALLTAMHEPGATEHSIRNAVISRLQRFLYEQTKRRPLILPMFIMI from the coding sequence ATGTCAACAAATCTGGATATACGTTCAGACGAGACAGCGGTATTTGCTTTGGGTGGTATGGGCGAAATCGGTAAGAATACGTATGCGATTCAAGTGCAAGACGAAATTATCGTCATTGACGCCGGTGTTAAGTTCCCAGAAGATGAGTTACTTGGGATTGATTATGTCATTCCTGATTACTCATACCTCATTGCAAATCGTGACAAAGTGAAGGCGTTATTGATTACCCACGGGCACGAAGATCACATCGGTGCCATTCACTTTTTCTTAAATGCTGTGAACGTTCCTGTTTATGCAGGACCACTCGCCTTAGCGTTAATTAGAAACAAATTGGACGAACATCACTTACTTGGTAAGGTTGAATTACATGAATTGTCAGAAGATGATGTCATTAAATTCGACCACATGTCAGTGGAGTTCTTCCGAACAACACACTCCATTCCTGATACTTTTGGGATGTCCATCACGACACCAGCTGGTGTGATCGTGGAGACGGGTGATTTTAAGTTTGATCTCACGCCAACCACTAAGCAGCCACCAAACTTGCAAAAGATGGCACGGATTGGTTCTGAAGGGGTCTTACTATTAATGTCTGACTCAACCAATGCTGAACGTGATGAATTCTCCAAGTCAGAAAAATGGGTCGGTAAGACGATTGACAAATTGTTTGATGAAATTGATGGCCGGATTATTTTTGCGACCTTCGCCTCAAACATGTCGCGTGTCCAAATGGCCACTGAAGCTGCGATCGCACATGGTCGCAAAATTTCGGTCTTCGGTCGTTCAATGGACAACGCGGTCACAAATGGTCGTGCCTTAGGCTACCTTGATATTCCTGAGGATATGCTCGTTGATGCCCGCGAAATCAATCGCCTGCCAGACAATGAAGTGTTAATTCTGTCTACCGGATCACAAGGTGAACCCATGGCGGCATTGGCCCGTATTGCGAATGGGACACATAAGCAAATCTCGATTAAGCCTGGGGACACAGTCATCTTCTCCTCTTCACCCATTCCTGGTAACACGCAGTCAGTTAACCGCGTGATCAACGAATTAGAAGAGGCCGGGGCGGATGTGATTCATGGTAAAGTGAATAACATTCACACCTCTGGTCACGGTGGTCAAGAAGAGCAGAAGTTGATGTTGTCTTTGATGAAACCGAAGTACTTCATGCCAGTCCATGGTGAGTATCGGATGTTGAAAGTCCATGCTGGTCTAGGTGAGCAAGTTGGTGTTCCTGAAGAGAATATCTTCGTCTTAGATAATGGAGATGTGTTGGCTTTAACGGCTGATTCAGCTCGCTTGGCAGACCACATCCCAGCTGAAGACACGTATGTCGATGGTAACGGTATCGGTGATATCGGCACTGCCGTCCTACGTGATCGTCAAATGCTATCACAGGATGGCTTGGTCGTCGTCGTGGCTACAATTGATTTGAAGAGCCAAGAAATCACGGCTGGTCCGGATATCTTGTCACGTGGCTTTATCTATATGCGTGAATCTGAAGAATTGATCAACGAAGGACGTAAGGAAATTTTCCATGCGTTGCTCACTGCGATGCACGAACCAGGTGCAACGGAGCATTCAATTCGTAATGCCGTTATTTCACGTTTGCAACGTTTCTTGTACGAACAAACTAAGCGGCGACCATTGATTTTGCCAATGTTTATTATGATTTAA
- the pepT gene encoding peptidase T produces MVETEYPNLVERFVKYVKVNTRSNEESTTVPSDPKEVAFLADLAAELQSIGLENVRTMADGYVFAELAANVAEEVPTIGFISHVDTADFNAENVNPQFVENYDGVSDIKLNDDFKLTTAQFPSLKKYQGHTLITTDGTTLLGADDKAGVAEIVTLAEYLLTHPEIKHGKLVFGFGPDEEIGIGADHFNVAEFGADFAYTVDGGPLGELEWETFSAADARVKIQGLNVHPGSAKDTMINAIQVAFDFHAQLPASDRPEHTEGREGFWHVINVAGNPEEAELRYIVRDHDRAKFNERKQTLQDIAAKFNEAFGEERVTVELHDQYYNMGEILKDDMTPVDLAEQAMKELAIEPIIEPVRGGTDGSKITFLGLPTPNLFAGGENMHGRFEYVSTTVMAQAVDVLLKISELNLRK; encoded by the coding sequence ATGGTAGAGACAGAATATCCAAATTTGGTTGAACGCTTTGTCAAGTACGTCAAAGTTAATACACGTTCAAATGAGGAATCAACAACAGTACCTTCAGATCCCAAGGAAGTCGCTTTTTTGGCTGATTTAGCTGCGGAGTTGCAGTCAATTGGTTTGGAGAATGTGCGAACAATGGCTGATGGTTACGTATTTGCCGAATTAGCGGCGAACGTGGCCGAGGAAGTCCCAACCATTGGGTTTATTTCACACGTTGATACGGCTGACTTCAACGCTGAGAACGTCAACCCACAATTTGTTGAAAATTATGATGGTGTTTCCGACATCAAGTTGAATGATGACTTCAAATTGACGACGGCGCAGTTCCCATCATTGAAGAAGTATCAAGGACATACCTTGATTACAACAGATGGGACCACCTTGCTCGGGGCCGATGACAAGGCAGGGGTGGCTGAAATCGTCACGTTAGCGGAGTACTTGTTAACCCATCCTGAAATTAAGCACGGTAAGTTGGTCTTTGGGTTCGGTCCTGATGAAGAGATTGGGATCGGGGCAGATCATTTTAACGTGGCTGAATTTGGCGCTGATTTTGCATACACGGTGGACGGTGGCCCACTCGGCGAATTAGAATGGGAAACTTTCTCAGCAGCTGATGCTCGCGTGAAGATTCAAGGATTAAATGTGCACCCTGGTTCGGCCAAGGATACGATGATTAACGCTATTCAAGTGGCTTTTGACTTCCATGCACAATTGCCTGCAAGTGACCGACCAGAACATACTGAAGGACGCGAAGGTTTCTGGCATGTCATCAATGTCGCTGGAAACCCAGAAGAAGCAGAATTGCGGTACATCGTTCGTGATCACGATCGGGCGAAGTTCAACGAGCGTAAGCAAACTTTGCAAGACATTGCGGCTAAGTTTAACGAAGCGTTTGGTGAAGAGCGCGTCACGGTAGAATTGCATGACCAATACTACAACATGGGCGAAATCTTGAAGGATGATATGACGCCAGTTGATTTGGCTGAGCAGGCAATGAAGGAATTAGCGATTGAACCAATCATCGAACCCGTACGTGGGGGAACTGATGGTTCAAAGATTACCTTCTTGGGCTTGCCCACACCAAACTTGTTTGCTGGTGGCGAGAACATGCATGGTCGTTTTGAGTACGTTTCGACAACCGTCATGGCCCAAGCCGTGGATGTGTTGTTGAAAATCTCTGAATTGAACCTACGGAAATAA